A genome region from Maridesulfovibrio salexigens DSM 2638 includes the following:
- the sucD gene encoding succinate--CoA ligase subunit alpha, translating into MLLNEHLSKVLLKEAAGLPVPTGVKITEKDLPGLEPYFPLPWILKAQVPVGGRGKAGGIQKVDSRDEYEKTARQILGMEIKGNKVPFLRAEPAVDIRKEFYLSLTLSRQRRKVIMTVGREGGVEIENMGPENLLIQEISLPGGLQPNQIRAAFFHIGIAKELFVDFSNIVKNLYNTMIDYGLLLAEINPLALTGYGKLLALDGKIEMDDNIVDLNPAFEKFYQPEHSTPVENIARDAGMSFVSLKGWVGLIANGAGLAMASMDALNFSDLPAANFLDLGGAADQKRIETALRLLFDDDQVKAILINLFGGILSCELVAKALVAALGGKEPEKPIVVRMSGNSAEEGLEVLKQVKGDKLHRARNMQEALDLLNKLKPADPPKIEFPEPIAAMPDSRPKDIGYKSPHTFGIDKDTPILVQGITGAEGRLHTKLMLEYGSNIVAGVTPFKGGQEVLGVPVYNSIKEAQRHHEIGASIIFVPPKLATDAILEAASCEVPWVVCITEGIVQSAMLNVLEQIKGGKTRIVGPNTPGMIVPGQTKIGILPTTPFSPGPVAVLSRSGTLTYEVADRLNQVGIGQSLSIGIGGDSYIGTTFADVFEMLRNHDETKAVMVLGEIGGTAEQDLADYVIETGFDKPVLSFIAGQTAPPGKRLGHAGAILQEGTGVQGKLEKMRAAGFTVCPSLESIPQLTADALGIKLSE; encoded by the coding sequence ATGCTGCTCAACGAACATTTAAGTAAAGTACTGCTCAAAGAGGCCGCCGGACTTCCCGTACCCACCGGGGTGAAAATCACTGAAAAAGATTTGCCCGGACTGGAACCATACTTTCCCCTGCCGTGGATTCTGAAAGCTCAGGTTCCTGTAGGTGGTCGAGGCAAGGCCGGTGGTATCCAGAAAGTTGATTCGCGGGACGAATACGAAAAAACCGCCCGCCAAATCCTCGGAATGGAAATCAAAGGCAACAAGGTCCCCTTCCTGCGGGCCGAGCCTGCTGTAGACATTCGTAAGGAATTTTATCTTTCGCTGACTCTTTCCCGCCAGCGCCGCAAGGTCATCATGACAGTTGGACGTGAAGGCGGAGTGGAAATCGAAAACATGGGCCCTGAAAACCTGCTCATTCAGGAAATCAGCCTTCCCGGAGGATTACAGCCCAACCAGATTCGTGCTGCCTTTTTCCATATCGGCATCGCTAAAGAACTTTTTGTCGATTTCAGCAACATCGTTAAAAATCTTTACAACACCATGATCGATTACGGTCTGCTGCTGGCTGAAATCAACCCGCTGGCCCTGACCGGATACGGCAAACTGCTCGCCCTCGATGGTAAAATCGAAATGGACGACAACATCGTCGACCTCAACCCCGCTTTTGAAAAATTCTATCAGCCGGAGCATTCAACTCCAGTGGAAAACATCGCCCGTGATGCCGGAATGAGTTTTGTATCGCTTAAGGGCTGGGTAGGTCTGATCGCTAACGGTGCAGGTCTTGCTATGGCCTCTATGGACGCTTTGAACTTCTCTGACCTTCCGGCAGCAAACTTCCTCGACCTTGGGGGTGCTGCGGACCAGAAACGCATTGAAACAGCCCTGCGGCTGCTCTTTGATGATGATCAGGTCAAAGCAATCCTGATTAACCTCTTCGGCGGTATCCTTTCCTGTGAGCTGGTTGCCAAGGCCCTCGTAGCGGCTCTGGGCGGCAAGGAACCGGAAAAGCCCATCGTGGTGCGTATGTCCGGTAACAGTGCAGAAGAAGGCCTTGAAGTGCTCAAGCAGGTTAAAGGCGACAAACTGCACCGGGCCAGAAACATGCAGGAAGCCCTCGACCTGCTGAATAAACTAAAGCCCGCTGATCCGCCTAAAATAGAATTCCCGGAACCAATCGCAGCAATGCCGGATTCACGTCCCAAGGACATCGGCTATAAATCGCCGCACACCTTCGGTATCGACAAAGACACTCCCATTCTAGTACAGGGAATCACCGGAGCTGAGGGCCGTCTGCATACCAAGCTTATGCTTGAATACGGCTCCAACATTGTTGCCGGAGTAACCCCGTTCAAGGGCGGTCAGGAAGTGCTTGGAGTTCCGGTATACAACTCAATCAAGGAAGCACAACGCCACCACGAAATCGGGGCCAGTATCATTTTCGTACCGCCTAAGCTGGCAACTGACGCCATTTTGGAAGCGGCCTCCTGCGAAGTTCCGTGGGTAGTCTGCATAACCGAAGGCATTGTCCAGTCTGCCATGCTCAACGTGCTGGAACAGATCAAAGGCGGCAAAACCCGTATTGTAGGTCCCAACACCCCCGGTATGATCGTGCCCGGACAGACCAAGATCGGTATTCTGCCCACCACTCCGTTCTCTCCCGGTCCGGTTGCGGTCCTTTCGCGTTCCGGCACCCTGACTTACGAAGTGGCTGACCGCCTCAATCAGGTAGGCATCGGACAATCCCTGTCTATCGGTATCGGCGGTGACTCATACATCGGCACCACCTTTGCGGATGTTTTCGAGATGCTCAGAAACCACGATGAAACCAAGGCTGTTATGGTTCTAGGTGAAATCGGCGGTACTGCGGAACAGGATCTCGCAGACTACGTAATTGAAACAGGATTTGACAAACCCGTACTTTCCTTTATTGCTGGGCAGACCGCACCTCCGGGCAAACGTCTGGGCCACGCAGGTGCGATCCTTCAAGAAGGAACCGGGGTACAGGGCAAGCTTGAAAAAATGCGCGCAGCAGGATTCACAGTCTGCCCCAGCCTTGAGTCAATACCACAGCTGACAGCAGACGCACTTGGAATTAAGTTAAGTGAATAA
- a CDS encoding glycosyltransferase, translating into MNKNICFFNSNKAWGGGEKWNHHFSLLLRDQGYNVFVVTNHKSELKARLENEPGITLHSEPIGNLSFLNPVLMGRLKSFFKTNDIQTLITALPSDLKSGGIAAKRAGVNRVIYRRGIAVPVKNSILNRYIFKNVVDRLIVNSLETKRTVLANNSALIDESKIRQIYNGFDVAEFDKQNFSPLYTPENGEVVIGNAARLTAQKGQKHLIECAKILKEKGLKFKILIAGKGEMEQELKDYATELDVSDKVSFLGFIKDMKSFHASQDIFCLPSLWEGFGYALVEAMTLEKPVAGFNISSNPEVVADSETGILVPVGNTKELAGALEKMILDEELRKKMGAAGRQRVLDNFNTPLVLQKLVKVVEE; encoded by the coding sequence GTGAATAAAAACATATGCTTCTTCAATAGCAATAAAGCCTGGGGCGGCGGGGAAAAGTGGAACCACCACTTCTCCCTGCTCCTCCGGGATCAAGGTTACAACGTATTCGTAGTAACCAACCATAAATCAGAACTCAAAGCCCGCCTTGAAAACGAACCGGGTATCACCCTTCACAGCGAGCCAATCGGAAATCTTTCCTTCCTGAATCCCGTTTTAATGGGCCGCTTGAAGTCTTTTTTTAAGACCAACGACATCCAGACTCTGATCACCGCCCTACCCTCCGACCTCAAAAGCGGAGGCATAGCCGCCAAGCGCGCCGGGGTTAACCGCGTAATCTACCGCAGAGGAATCGCTGTTCCGGTTAAGAACTCAATCCTCAATCGTTACATATTCAAAAACGTTGTTGACCGCCTAATTGTCAATTCCCTTGAGACTAAACGGACCGTTCTAGCCAACAACTCCGCGCTAATAGATGAAAGCAAAATTCGCCAGATTTACAACGGCTTCGACGTTGCTGAGTTTGATAAACAGAATTTTTCGCCGCTCTACACTCCAGAGAACGGAGAGGTCGTAATCGGAAATGCAGCACGTTTAACCGCCCAAAAAGGTCAGAAACATCTCATCGAGTGCGCAAAAATCCTCAAAGAAAAGGGCCTGAAGTTCAAAATACTCATCGCCGGAAAAGGCGAAATGGAACAGGAATTAAAAGATTACGCCACAGAATTGGACGTAAGTGACAAAGTTTCTTTCCTCGGTTTCATCAAAGACATGAAAAGTTTCCACGCTTCGCAGGACATTTTTTGCTTACCATCTTTATGGGAAGGATTCGGTTATGCCCTCGTGGAAGCAATGACTTTGGAGAAACCTGTCGCGGGTTTTAACATCAGCTCCAATCCTGAAGTTGTTGCAGACAGTGAAACTGGAATTCTTGTTCCGGTAGGAAATACCAAGGAGCTGGCTGGTGCACTTGAAAAAATGATTCTTGATGAAGAACTAAGAAAGAAGATGGGTGCTGCCGGACGCCAGAGAGTCTTGGACAATTTTAATACGCCGTTGGTTTTGCAAAAGTTGGTTAAGGTTGTGGAGGAATAG
- a CDS encoding 4Fe-4S double cluster binding domain-containing protein produces the protein MTDLKEQLFANAEQWGADLIAVADTTRMAGMETRPDDLLNNFPRAISIAVQLADGIIDTIVDTPTEIYSQHYQRVNALLDNIACRVSSFIQSNGGKALPIPASQILCEERFVSYISHKAVAINAGLGWQGKSLLLVTPQYGPRIRLVTILTDLNIAADEPIKNRCGKCTKCTDACPAGAIKNVNTELHYSSRNEAVSLSACVDHLNKVSGYGNLMPYICGVCVASCPWGKKKRQPHQGTAVQQNP, from the coding sequence ATGACCGACCTGAAAGAACAGCTTTTTGCAAATGCCGAACAGTGGGGCGCGGACCTGATTGCAGTAGCGGACACAACCCGCATGGCAGGCATGGAAACCCGCCCGGACGATCTACTGAACAATTTCCCGCGAGCGATTTCAATTGCCGTACAGCTTGCTGACGGAATCATCGATACTATAGTCGACACTCCCACTGAAATATATTCGCAACACTACCAGCGCGTAAACGCCCTGCTCGACAACATAGCCTGCCGTGTAAGCAGCTTTATCCAAAGCAACGGCGGAAAAGCACTACCCATTCCGGCCAGCCAGATCCTTTGCGAAGAGCGGTTCGTTTCATATATCTCGCACAAAGCAGTAGCAATTAATGCCGGATTAGGCTGGCAAGGCAAATCATTATTACTGGTTACTCCGCAATACGGACCGCGCATTCGGCTAGTAACGATCCTCACAGACTTGAATATTGCAGCAGACGAACCGATCAAAAACCGTTGCGGAAAGTGCACCAAATGCACCGACGCTTGCCCTGCCGGAGCAATTAAAAACGTCAATACCGAGCTGCATTATTCATCCCGCAATGAAGCTGTTAGCTTATCTGCCTGTGTGGATCATTTGAATAAGGTATCGGGATATGGGAATTTGATGCCGTATATTTGTGGGGTTTGTGTGGCTAGTTGTCCTTGGGGGAAGAAAAAACGACAGCCCCACCAAGGAACTGCCGTTCAACAAAATCCATAA
- the hysD gene encoding NiFeSe hydrogenase maturation protease, translating to MKKLLVLGIGNILLGDEGVGVHAVEELKKEEWPEYVHLVDGGTFTHDIFHILEGYDGLLVLDIVHGGKDGGTVYYLEEKDIIDNEKQRLSLHDIDLVDSLNMAGAIGKRPEMRILGMEPENYTDWSMEMTDTCKAVFPGYVERARQEIKRFIEEFDQ from the coding sequence ATGAAGAAACTGTTGGTACTTGGGATTGGTAACATCCTCCTCGGCGATGAGGGCGTCGGGGTGCATGCTGTAGAAGAACTGAAGAAAGAAGAATGGCCCGAATATGTCCACTTGGTGGACGGCGGAACATTCACCCACGATATTTTTCATATTCTGGAAGGCTACGACGGCCTGCTAGTGCTCGATATCGTCCATGGCGGAAAGGACGGCGGCACAGTCTACTATCTTGAGGAAAAAGATATTATCGACAACGAGAAGCAGCGTCTGTCCTTGCACGACATTGATCTGGTCGATTCCCTGAATATGGCCGGAGCAATTGGCAAGCGTCCGGAAATGCGCATCTTAGGCATGGAGCCTGAGAACTATACTGACTGGTCCATGGAAATGACCGATACCTGCAAAGCGGTATTTCCCGGTTATGTTGAGCGGGCCCGTCAGGAGATCAAGCGCTTTATTGAGGAGTTCGATCAGTAG
- the hysA gene encoding NiFeSe hydrogenase large subunit HysA translates to MSSKSHAPAGKDGKIKIAIDPVTRIEGHLKAEVVVKDGKVTDAWLSGGMYRGFENILIGRDPRDAAQLTQRLCGVCPTAHSTASTRALDDAFGVKLTTNGRVTKNLIFGANYLQSHILHFYHLAALDFVRGPGKAPFVPRFEHPDLRLDEKTNKVAVDQYVKALEIRRICHEMVALFGGKMPHVSGQVVGGATEIPTKEKLAEYASRFKQVQKFIEETYVPTVYLIGSVYKDLFKIGGGYKNAMAYGVFPMDDAESEFLLKPGVYIDGKDAGFDQKLIKEYTKYAWYTDECSDLHPSKGKTIPDVHKKDAYSFCKASRYNGKAVEVGPLARMWVHNPELSPMGKKQLKDLFGIEAKMFRDLGEDMAFSLMGRHVARAEEAYMVANAIQDAWLKEVQPGEETYVKTEIPESAEGLGLTEAPRGSLLHYINIKDSKTANYQMIPATLWNSTPRDDKGHRGTIEEALVGTPVPDPKNPVDISRIIRSFDPULGCAVHVLHAETGEEHVVHVGEGC, encoded by the coding sequence ATGTCTTCAAAATCTCATGCACCCGCCGGTAAAGACGGGAAAATTAAGATTGCCATTGATCCGGTAACCCGTATCGAAGGTCACCTTAAGGCTGAGGTCGTAGTTAAAGACGGTAAAGTAACCGACGCATGGCTCTCCGGCGGCATGTACCGTGGTTTCGAGAACATCCTTATTGGACGTGATCCCCGCGATGCAGCTCAGCTGACCCAGCGTCTGTGCGGTGTTTGCCCCACAGCTCACTCTACTGCTTCTACCCGCGCTCTTGATGATGCTTTTGGCGTTAAGCTGACCACTAACGGTCGCGTAACCAAAAACCTCATTTTCGGTGCTAACTACCTGCAGTCTCACATTCTGCATTTCTATCATCTTGCAGCTCTGGACTTCGTACGCGGTCCCGGCAAAGCTCCCTTTGTCCCCCGCTTCGAACATCCTGACCTGCGTCTCGATGAAAAAACCAACAAGGTAGCTGTTGACCAGTACGTTAAGGCTCTTGAAATCCGCCGTATTTGCCATGAAATGGTAGCTCTTTTCGGTGGTAAAATGCCTCACGTTTCCGGTCAGGTCGTTGGTGGTGCAACTGAAATTCCGACCAAAGAAAAGCTCGCTGAATACGCAAGCCGCTTCAAGCAGGTTCAGAAATTCATTGAAGAAACCTACGTACCCACCGTTTACCTTATCGGTTCCGTTTACAAAGATCTGTTCAAGATCGGTGGCGGTTACAAAAACGCAATGGCTTACGGCGTATTCCCCATGGATGATGCTGAGTCCGAATTCCTGCTCAAGCCCGGTGTTTACATCGATGGTAAAGATGCTGGTTTCGATCAGAAACTCATCAAGGAATACACCAAGTACGCATGGTACACTGATGAGTGTTCCGACCTGCATCCGAGCAAAGGTAAAACCATTCCGGATGTACACAAGAAGGACGCTTACAGCTTCTGTAAGGCTTCCCGCTACAACGGCAAAGCTGTTGAAGTTGGTCCCCTTGCACGTATGTGGGTTCATAACCCCGAGCTCAGCCCCATGGGTAAAAAACAGCTCAAGGATCTCTTCGGCATTGAAGCCAAGATGTTCCGCGATCTGGGCGAAGACATGGCATTCTCCCTCATGGGCCGCCACGTTGCACGCGCAGAAGAAGCTTACATGGTTGCAAACGCAATCCAGGATGCATGGCTCAAAGAAGTTCAGCCCGGCGAAGAAACCTACGTCAAGACTGAAATTCCTGAGTCCGCAGAAGGTCTCGGTCTTACCGAAGCACCCCGCGGTTCCTTGCTGCACTACATCAACATCAAGGATTCCAAGACTGCGAACTACCAGATGATCCCCGCGACCCTCTGGAACAGCACCCCTCGTGATGACAAAGGTCATCGCGGTACCATCGAGGAAGCTCTCGTAGGTACTCCGGTTCCTGATCCGAAGAACCCTGTTGACATCTCAAGGATCATTCGATCCTTTGACCCGTGACTGGGTTGTGCCGTGCACGTGCTGCACGCAGAGACCGGTGAAGAACATGTTGTTCACGTAGGCGAAGGTTGCTAA
- the hysB gene encoding NiFeSe hydrogenase small subunit yields MSLTRRDFVKMCTGTVAGFGISQMFNPSVVHALKKFVPNVFWLQGQGCTGCSVSILNSVHPSIAEVLLDVINLDYHPTIMGSEGHEAWDYMMSQAEANKGKYIVIVEGSVPTAENGHYCIVGAGADHKEYTMTEATLEMAKNAAVVVNVGTCAAYGGIPAAEGNLTGSMSVTNFLAENGVKTPVVNIPGCPPHPDWMVGTLVVAINAIEAKGLQGGLAEVVKILDDNGRPTPFFGENIHDNCPYLEAFDNDEYAEIFTDPVKCRYELGCKGPSANSDCFKRKWNGGVNWCVENSVCIGCVEPGFPDEMSPFYEAG; encoded by the coding sequence ATGAGTTTGACCAGGCGAGATTTCGTGAAAATGTGCACAGGAACTGTGGCTGGATTTGGGATTTCCCAGATGTTCAACCCCAGTGTTGTGCACGCGCTGAAAAAGTTTGTACCGAACGTTTTCTGGCTGCAGGGACAGGGCTGCACCGGTTGTTCAGTATCCATTCTTAACTCAGTGCACCCCTCTATCGCAGAGGTTCTTCTTGATGTAATTAACCTTGATTACCATCCGACTATCATGGGTTCCGAAGGCCACGAAGCCTGGGATTACATGATGAGTCAGGCTGAAGCTAATAAGGGCAAGTACATCGTTATTGTTGAAGGTTCCGTTCCCACAGCTGAGAACGGCCACTACTGTATCGTTGGTGCAGGAGCAGACCACAAAGAATACACCATGACTGAAGCCACTCTCGAAATGGCTAAAAATGCTGCCGTGGTTGTAAACGTTGGTACCTGTGCTGCATACGGCGGTATCCCCGCTGCTGAAGGAAACCTTACCGGCTCCATGTCTGTAACCAATTTCCTCGCAGAAAACGGCGTGAAGACTCCCGTTGTTAACATTCCGGGTTGTCCTCCCCATCCTGACTGGATGGTAGGCACCCTCGTTGTCGCTATCAATGCCATTGAAGCAAAAGGACTGCAGGGCGGTCTGGCTGAAGTTGTCAAGATTCTTGATGATAACGGTCGTCCTACACCTTTCTTCGGTGAAAACATCCATGACAACTGCCCCTATCTTGAGGCGTTCGACAACGATGAATATGCTGAAATCTTCACCGATCCTGTTAAATGCCGTTACGAGCTGGGCTGTAAAGGCCCCAGCGCCAACTCCGATTGCTTCAAACGCAAATGGAATGGCGGCGTTAACTGGTGTGTTGAAAACTCAGTATGTATTGGCTGTGTAGAACCGGGATTCCCGGATGAAATGTCCCCCTTCTACGAAGCCGGTTAA
- a CDS encoding peptidoglycan DD-metalloendopeptidase family protein gives MAKKKSRIGQILLLMILAAVIGTGAYLLYKDTTAPQAALTPANGFVTYETPINVNISDTQSGLKAVKIVLSQGEKKLTLTEKNLPKGSFDYNEDILIKKKQIKEGPFELAVWAVDTSLAGFGSGNAVIARGNYTLDTIAPKITVQTTTHNFNQGGCGLLIYNVDETPSKTGVQVNDDFFPGYKQPDGTYACLFAMPYYTDKKDFNPVLIAEDAAGNVRKGSFWYHANGKTYRHDRINISDRFLNTKMPQFEGDYPGLPSQVQLFLKVNRELRKKNRAELHRVAKETSPTFLFEGSFKRLPNAATRAGFGDKRSYYYSGKVIDKQTHLGIDLASTRQAPIPAANNGRVVLAESDFGIYGNAVIIDHGLGLQSLYSHLSQINVEPGDMVERGQIIGKTGATGMAGGDHLHYGVICAGIPVNPVEWWDGRWIKNNITSKLK, from the coding sequence ATGGCTAAGAAAAAAAGTCGTATCGGACAGATTCTCCTACTGATGATTCTAGCTGCTGTAATTGGCACAGGGGCTTACCTGCTCTACAAGGATACTACAGCACCCCAGGCAGCTTTGACTCCGGCGAACGGATTCGTCACCTATGAGACCCCTATCAACGTAAATATCAGCGACACACAATCCGGACTTAAGGCGGTTAAGATCGTACTTTCTCAAGGAGAGAAAAAGCTGACTCTCACTGAAAAGAATCTTCCCAAAGGAAGCTTCGATTACAATGAAGACATTCTGATTAAGAAAAAACAGATTAAGGAAGGACCGTTTGAACTGGCAGTTTGGGCTGTTGATACCTCCCTTGCCGGATTCGGCAGCGGTAATGCTGTAATTGCACGAGGCAACTACACCCTTGATACCATCGCGCCTAAAATTACCGTTCAGACCACAACCCACAATTTTAATCAGGGCGGCTGTGGACTGCTGATCTACAATGTTGATGAAACTCCGTCCAAAACCGGTGTTCAGGTTAACGATGATTTCTTTCCGGGCTATAAGCAGCCGGATGGAACTTATGCCTGCCTTTTTGCAATGCCCTACTACACCGACAAAAAAGATTTTAATCCGGTGCTTATTGCGGAAGATGCGGCAGGCAATGTACGCAAAGGTTCATTCTGGTACCATGCCAACGGTAAAACCTACCGTCATGACCGTATCAACATTTCCGACCGTTTCCTGAACACTAAAATGCCGCAGTTTGAGGGAGATTATCCCGGTCTGCCCAGTCAGGTGCAGCTTTTCCTGAAGGTAAACCGCGAACTGCGCAAGAAAAACCGTGCCGAACTCCATCGTGTTGCTAAAGAAACCTCCCCGACCTTCCTTTTCGAAGGTAGTTTTAAGAGACTGCCCAATGCTGCAACCCGTGCAGGATTCGGCGACAAACGCAGCTACTACTATTCAGGTAAAGTCATCGATAAGCAGACCCATCTGGGAATTGACCTTGCCAGCACCCGTCAGGCTCCGATTCCGGCTGCAAACAACGGACGGGTTGTGCTTGCTGAATCAGACTTCGGCATCTACGGCAATGCAGTCATCATTGATCACGGCCTCGGTTTGCAGAGCCTCTACTCTCACCTGAGCCAGATTAATGTAGAACCCGGAGATATGGTTGAGAGAGGCCAGATTATCGGTAAAACCGGAGCCACAGGCATGGCTGGAGGAGACCACCTGCACTACGGTGTCATATGCGCCGGTATCCCGGTTAATCCTGTCGAATGGTGGGATGGACGCTGGATCAAAAACAATATCACCAGCAAATTGAAATAA
- a CDS encoding YibE/F family protein, which translates to MKRFISPIFFVLMIVGIIGLLKYEHAGPDPYSGMHELRATVTGVDNSALVEMGTARIGGQHVTAILMEGEVKGQTVIGVNQLTGQPEMDEIFHPGDTILMAVRINDGKAVEARAVNQYRQGWELALFGLFVVILLIYARSIGLKALFSFITSFYIIWKFFIPGLLGGGSPILLTVVTLTLLTVVIITCVAGFSRVTVVAILGTLSGLLLALGLTLFFGAKLKMAGMTAPFATMLIFSGHYTLDLLDIFYASVILGASGAAMDIAMDVAASMNEVLDKKPDITRNELIKSGFNVGRMVTGTMTTTLLLAYSGGYLTMLMLFVTKGTSFTRMLNFKLVAAEIFRTLVGSVGLVLVAPITAILAGFILCGFKEIKKASN; encoded by the coding sequence ATGAAAAGGTTTATATCTCCGATATTTTTTGTCCTGATGATTGTCGGAATTATCGGACTTCTGAAATATGAGCACGCTGGTCCTGATCCGTACTCGGGCATGCATGAGTTGCGCGCCACTGTTACCGGTGTGGATAACTCCGCACTGGTGGAAATGGGAACGGCCCGTATCGGCGGGCAGCACGTAACCGCGATCTTAATGGAAGGTGAGGTTAAAGGTCAGACTGTCATCGGCGTCAACCAGTTAACCGGGCAGCCGGAAATGGACGAAATCTTCCATCCCGGCGATACCATACTTATGGCTGTGCGCATCAATGACGGAAAAGCCGTGGAAGCGCGTGCTGTTAACCAGTATCGGCAGGGTTGGGAACTGGCCCTGTTCGGTCTGTTTGTGGTTATTCTGCTGATTTATGCCCGTTCAATCGGACTCAAAGCCCTGTTCAGCTTTATCACCAGTTTTTACATCATCTGGAAATTTTTCATACCCGGCTTGCTCGGCGGCGGCAGTCCGATCCTGTTGACTGTAGTTACTCTTACGTTGCTCACTGTAGTGATCATCACATGTGTTGCGGGATTCTCGCGGGTTACTGTGGTGGCTATTTTGGGAACTCTAAGCGGCTTGTTGCTGGCTTTGGGGCTGACTCTCTTCTTTGGGGCGAAACTCAAGATGGCGGGCATGACAGCGCCGTTTGCGACCATGCTTATTTTTTCCGGTCACTACACACTGGATCTGCTTGATATCTTTTATGCTTCGGTCATTTTGGGTGCTTCAGGTGCAGCTATGGATATTGCAATGGATGTAGCCGCTTCCATGAATGAAGTTTTGGATAAGAAGCCCGATATTACCCGCAATGAATTAATCAAGTCCGGATTCAACGTTGGTCGTATGGTTACCGGAACAATGACTACCACGTTACTGCTGGCATATTCCGGCGGTTACCTGACCATGCTAATGCTTTTTGTCACCAAGGGAACATCTTTTACCCGTATGCTTAACTTTAAGCTGGTGGCGGCGGAGATTTTTCGAACTTTGGTAGGGAGTGTCGGCTTGGTGCTGGTTGCACCGATCACGGCAATACTAGCAGGTTTTATCTTGTGCGGATTTAAGGAAATCAAAAAAGCATCCAATTAA